One Methylobacterium sp. 77 DNA window includes the following coding sequences:
- the uraD gene encoding 2-oxo-4-hydroxy-4-carboxy-5-ureidoimidazoline decarboxylase: MTHPAALDLASLNAAPLPDFVSALGAIFEHAPWVAEAAARRRPYANVTDLFAAMREAVEAASDSDRIALLTGHPELAGRAARSGAIAPDSIAEQASAGLDRLSDAEYARFEALNAAYREKFGFPFILCIKRHGRASLLGTFERRVASMPEIERATAEEEVFRIAAIRLDALVEGEGALHTTGRLSTHVLDTASGRPAAGVAVSLYEWVSDDRAALVATAITNADGRTDAPLIGGRPVPIAAYELRFRIGDHFRRTQPGLPEPPFLDIVTLRFGVSDPEGHYHVPLVASPWSYQTYRGS; this comes from the coding sequence ATGACCCATCCCGCCGCCCTCGACCTTGCCAGCCTCAACGCGGCACCGCTTCCGGATTTCGTGTCGGCGCTCGGCGCGATCTTCGAGCACGCACCCTGGGTAGCCGAAGCCGCGGCCAGACGGCGCCCCTATGCCAATGTGACGGACCTCTTCGCCGCGATGCGGGAGGCGGTCGAAGCGGCCTCCGACAGCGACCGGATCGCGCTTCTCACCGGGCATCCCGAGCTTGCCGGACGCGCCGCCCGCTCCGGCGCCATCGCCCCGGATTCCATCGCGGAACAGGCCTCGGCCGGGCTCGACCGGCTGTCGGATGCCGAATACGCGCGGTTCGAGGCCCTGAACGCCGCCTATCGCGAGAAATTCGGCTTCCCTTTTATCCTGTGCATCAAGCGGCACGGCCGCGCCTCGCTCCTCGGCACGTTCGAGCGGCGCGTGGCCTCGATGCCCGAGATAGAGCGGGCGACGGCGGAGGAAGAAGTCTTCCGCATCGCCGCGATCCGCCTCGATGCCCTGGTCGAGGGGGAGGGCGCCCTGCATACGACGGGACGTCTCTCCACCCATGTCCTCGACACCGCGTCCGGACGGCCGGCGGCCGGGGTCGCGGTGTCCCTGTACGAATGGGTCTCCGACGACAGGGCGGCCCTGGTCGCCACCGCGATCACGAATGCCGACGGACGCACCGACGCGCCTCTCATCGGAGGCCGGCCGGTGCCGATCGCCGCCTACGAATTGCGCTTCCGTATCGGCGACCATTTCCGGCGGACCCAACCCGGACTTCCGGAACCGCCCTTCCTCGATATCGTGACCCTGCGTTTCGGGGTGAGCGATCCGGAGGGCCATTATCACGTGCCGCTGGTCGCCAGCCCGTGGAGCTACCAGACCTATCGCGGGAGCTGA